CTTGACGTGCCAGTAAGTATTTTCTTCTAGTTATTCGGATTCCAAATCATCTTTACCTCTATGCATTCATAATATCATTCGAAATGGTCCCCCGCCTCTCTACGTActgtattaattaatgtgaataattaaactatatatatttatgaagttggcttaatattaataattgacaAATTAAATTCCATGCATCTTCTTTGGCAAATTAAATATCTGCGTTTGATcgtataaatatacatacgTACGGATGTgtataaactaaattttttcataaatgatAAACTCcaacactatgtttgttttcattttcaagttatctcCGAAacgagtcaaaacatacctaatgtttgccatcattcaCAAACACCTTATCTAggtgttttaaactgttttattataaatacatacatatatatacccatacatatacataaaaatatacaaaaaagacatgatttgaaagtgatttgacaatgaatagtaatttttatctcccaaaacacaacattaaacatacaatacttattttaaattatcttaaaaaacaaatccaaacatacatactatctctaacacacacttatttatctttgtttttctctctctatctccacaaaatacaacaaaacactcataaaataaatccaaacattatgcaAAATTCTCGTCCAGtctttatctatttatatgtGCTGATTGCTTTCTCATCACTCACTTTCACAAATTGAATTGCTGGCATGGAGCAGCCCGTGGACGACCACAACCCACCAGCTTCTTGTCATTCGATGCCACCGCCGCCATCGGACGCCGTCGCCAGTCACTCCAGCTCCGAGCTCGAAAAGGTACTGTCAGACGCCGATTTGCCATGCCTGAAGCGTTATAGGAAGGCCACGTGGATCGAGCTGAAACTCCTGTTCAAACTCGCGGCACCCGCCGTCATGATGTACTTAATAAACAACGCAATGTCCATGTCCACTCGCATCTTTTCCGGTCACCTCGGCAATCTGGAGTTCGCCGCCGCTTGTCTCGGCAATCAAGGCATCCAATTATTCGCCTACGGACTCCTCGTAAGTTCTCTATATATAGAGTAACCTATCTTTAAACCCTAGCTAGAGGAAAAACCACACGCACTTactcatataataatatttacagCTAGGCATGGGGAGCGCGGTTGAAACACTCTGCGGGCAGGCGTACGGCGCGGGCCGCTACGAAATGCTTGGCGTCTACCTGCAACGCGCCACCGTGGTGCTGATGATGTTCAGCCTTCCGATCGTGGTGGTCTACGTGCTATCGAGGCCACTTTTGCTCTTCATCGGCGAGTCCAAACAGGTAGCGACGCTGGCGTCGGTGTTCGTGTACGGTCTGATCCCGCAGGTGTTGGCGTACTCGGTGAATTTTCCGATACAGAAGTTCCTCCAGGCGCAGAGCATAGTGGCGCCGAGCGCGTTGATCTCCCTGGCAACGCTGGGGGTGCATTTGCTGGTGAGCTGGATTGCGGTGTACCGGGTGGGGTTAGGGTTATTAGGTGCGTCGCTGGTGCTGAGCTTGTCGTGGTGGATAATTGTTACGGCGCAGTTCGTGTATATTGTGGCTAGCCGAAAATGTAAGGACACGTGGACAGGGTTCAAGTGGGAGGCTTTCAGCGGTCTTTGGGAGTTTGTGAAGCTGTCTATTGGCTCCGCTGTGATGCTGTGCTTGGAGACGTGGTACTTTCAGGTACTAGTCCTGATTGCGGGATTGCTGGAGAATCCTGAACTCGCCTTGGATGCACTCTCTGTGTGGTAAACTATCATAAGCTTCTCTCCCCCTCACGTCTTTATCTAGACGTTAATTAATTGATGCGAAAAAGATTTTAGTTCAATTTCAGTTTGATCCAATTAACTCAACTGAACACATATAaggaaattttgttttatacataattgttttacttaattttttataatttttaaaatgtcacGATAATAAGTATAAAGGACCTAATTAGTTATTTAGTGTCGggcaaataaattaatttggataaaaagatttcaaaaatttttgaacttattatcctatatatatatatattactaattacCAGCTcaatgcataattaattaaggtgggtatattcttctttcttggcaataattttatgttgggATTGATAGAGCATACAAGTGTTGGTATTTTGTGTctcttctaaattttttttctttttttctgtatATCTAAGATGTTTATTTTGGGAGATGATGGTATCATTTGTTAATGGATTTGTGCAGCATGTCGGTGAATGGACTACTATTCATGGTCTCAATCGGATTCAATGCTGCTGCTAGGTTGGTCTGCCTCAATGTATACGTGCAGCTATTTTGGATAtgttttttatgtatttactaCATAATTAAACACCTGtcccccaccccccaaaaaattacatatacatcaAATAGGGCTAACCATGAGttagataaatttaaagaaaaatatatataattccagggggaaaaaaggaaagaaaaagagaagaaaataattgtgatgcagtttaataaatttaaggtACGTTTTGAATTGAGACGTCTGTTGTTCGACATTGTACGAGTGATGAAGGAGTGGGTTTGGTGTTTTACCTTTTTTTGtgtctcttttaatttttatgttaaagttaataaactaattttataatttccaCTTGTCATGTTGAGATAAGTAATTTTTAACTCGCCTCATTCgcatttttttgaatttccttttatcaatttcttctctttgttttattttattccattgtattttggtataaatttgataaaagtaTGTTGCAATATGCACCAGTATTTGCTGTGCACTGAGTTCGCGTTTTCGACTAGTATTAATTTACTCATAAAAAATCTGATAAAAGATTGGTAATGATACCAGCGTGAGAGTGGGGAATGAGATAGGAGCAGGGCACCCCAAATCGGCGGCGTTCTCCGTCATGATGGTGAATTTGGTCTCTTTCATGGTGGCCGCGGCGGAGGCCGGCATTGTTTTATCACAGCGCCACATCATAAGTTACATTTTCACCGGGGGTGAAACGGTGGCCAAAGCGGTGGCAGATCTCTGTCCATTGCTAGCAGTCACTCTCCTCTTAAATGGCGTCCAACCAGTCTTGTCCGGTAATGACAACTCCTAGCCGACAAACATTTACGTACTCAACTCTCACATACGACTGAAATATCTCTCTCTCACGTTGGCAAGTTAATTTCAATGCCATATCTCTGAAAGCTTGCTTACTGCTTTTACCTTGGATCGTTCTACTTTATGTTAAGCCTTTGgacttttctattttaaagCTAGCATAAATGAGGTGAGCCATTAATAGAAATCAATTCATGTATCAGgataaacaattacaaaaagagTAGGTAGAGAATTTTTTCTGACATCATTTCTTGAGTGACTGCTCCTATGATCTTCTTTAATTATGcaactatattattattaaatagtacatctcAATCCACAATTGAATTCTTGTTGATAAGCCAAATTGTTATTGTAACTGGGGATAACTGGCATTTCTATTAGTAAAGCACAGCTGAGAAATCTTCAACATCATGCACTCTCAGTCCTAAAGGGAAATGATCTGAGTAGACTACTTAATCCTATTTTAGGTTGCAGCAGTCCTTTActgatcttttattttcttttatatatttttttttctttaccaGTAATGAGAGTCTGACTGTTTCTATAATTGATgtgaaattcaataaattgaagGAGTGGCCGTGGGTTGCGGATGGCAATCATTTGTGGCATGCATAAATGTAGGTTGTTACTACATGGTGGGAATTCCAATTGGTTGCCTTCTTGGCTTCAAATTCAACCTTGGTGTAAAGGTAAGATCTTGACATAATTTGTGCGGTATACCTTACCAAGATTTTCGCAGTTACATAGTTTGCACAGAGTTCAAAAATTCAGTCTGTCATAGGTATCAAATTTTGTAGCTATGTATTTTGACAGGGAATTTGGTCTGGCATGATCGGAGGGACAATGATGCAGACCCTCATCTTACTCTGGGTAACATTTCGAACAGACTGGAATAAAGAGGTTTGTTTGTTTCCTCTTTCATTCTAAGGTATTCTATTTATATGAGATGATGGGTACTTTTTTCTCATATGAAATTTAGTGCAAGTTTAAGCTACATAACAGGTCCGTAAGAAAGACAGGCTACTGCAAAAGCCACATATTAAAGTCCAAGTCCATGTTGGGGCAACTACCACATGCACACGAAGCTTATCTTATTATCATTGTCAGAAAATAATAAGCAGCAATGAATCTGCAGGTGGAGAAAGCAAGAAAGCGTTTGGACAAGTGGGAAGAAATCACAGAGCCCCTTCTCAAGGAGTAAAAGAGGCTGAACAACTTTATGATAAAGCGGCAAATAAAAAGGCATATTGCCAAGCCTTCAGACAATGCATGGCCAGGCATCACTGCTCTTGTTATTGCATTCATGAAAACATGACCAGTATTTACCAAATCATATGGCCAGATGtacgaaaaaagaaaacaatgatATTGCTACTATTTTGTTCACCTTTGTTTGAGGATATTGATGTTCGTCATACTGGGTTTTCCTTGATCGATTGCTCAGGAACAATTTCCAGGACAAAAATATTGGTCCATAATAAGCAAAGATTCTTAATATCAGAACTTACCATGAACTACATGCAAAGTAACCAACACATACAGCGCCAGGTACAACCCACGTCTACAATCTACAGCCAGAGCATCCAAGCTATGGATTTAACCTCATATATAGTAAATTCATcagaagataaaaataaaaaaataaaccctatatagtaaaaattgctgtgcaataaataaacaaattcacAGGATCTCACTGGCCGGAGATAGAAACTTCCCTCAGGGATAAGAGGGACAGAAATTaccacaaaaatcaattattattgcTTTGATGACAAGTTACATACAGTTCAAAGCAACATATCTCAACCAATGATGTATATGAGAACAGACTATAGGCTGCAAGAACACAGTGAAGGTAAGATGGTTAAAAGGAAGTCATGGCACCTTACTATTGTGCATTGATCTCTTTTTGGTCCCTGAAGTGTATTCCATTGACCAGGAAAGACGTTGTAAAACTTTTAATGCTTTTAGCTGATAAAAATGTTATGTGTggagattaattgataaaaatgtTTCACTCGAACTGGATCTCTGTATAATAGCGTTTGGGTCTTGCTGAAAGTTCCGCATGAAAAACAGCTATAGAAAATGGGAGAAACCACCATCATATATGTGTGTTCTTCGCATTTGAGTTGATATAACTTAGCACGCCATCTATCCCAAACCATGGGAGAGAGAACTTACAATTTCTTGGGTGGAACAAATAGCCGCCAGCAGAGTTGACCCAACAAATCTACACCAATCAAATGGTAATCAATCTGAATACTTCTCATACTTGGCTCTTGGTATCAAAATCCTTTTCAAAAGTGCATTAGTCAACTTGCATATCATCTCTTTTACTTCTCGTATCTGATTCTCTGGATCTCATCACATGCTTATACATCCTGAAACGCATTatccaaaaatgaaaagaactGAGGAAAGGATAATGCCAGAATAAAAAGGTGAAAGTCAAATAAAGCACTTCTGACATATTATAGCTACAAAGATAACCACACAACTTCCTTAGAGTGAAAAACTGTTCAAGGAATCTAGAGAAGCAGGATACTAATAAGAACGTGTATATGTGGAGACATGTGCAACAGCTAATTCGTGTCCCACTATGAACAGATCAAGAGTAATTGCATTAAAACCCCAAAGGACCAGTGCAGAAATCTACTTGGTCAAAAAAGCACCAGAAAATACGCTCATGCTGTACATAGTAGCATAGTCCAGGGCTAGAGCTTTGAGGAAATCAATCAATACGTGGATCATTCTTTACCAGAATGCTCATGATACTTTTTCTGCTTTTGGGGTGTCTACACAGTAGATCACCTCCATCCAGGAGAATCAAACCGTGAGGATATAAGAATCATTTATGCATCAAAATTGTGTATGGAGTTATATATTCCAATGAAGACATGGATTGCCAGACATACGCATCAAGTGCCTCGGATTTCCTCTTGATTTCACCAGACCAAAGTATTGGATCTGCATTCTTGGGCAGTGAATCCTGATGATGGCTTTTCTCTCGAAGCCACTGCTCTGCTTTATTGCATTCTCCAATGACCTTCAATGAAAATAGCCAAATATTCTTATAGTCATTGGAACCCCATATCTTCATTGAAAAACTAAATCCAAAAACAATTCATGTTAAAGGGGATCATACTGCATCTCTTTCACTAGAGGGAAGTGATGCTACAGCCATCCGATACTCCACTATGCAATTTAATAGCTCTCTTGTGGCCACCGCCCTGGCCTCTTCCTCTTTATATCGAATTTCAATTGGATCCACCATCTGATGAACAtgaagaagaatcaataaaCGGAACAGTATGAGTTCAagaggaaaacaaacaaacaaaatgaacCTTCTTCAGATCATCTAATTTTTCGGTATAAACATATTCAGATTCATCATCCCCATCATCATAGAGCCACTCCTCAGTTTGTTGCAAGTTACTGGAAATTCCTTCCTTTTCAGAATCAGTGGCAAAGCTCCGATATGTACTCAGAAGCTGTTCAAACATTTAAAAGTCTTGCATAACTATTTAAATTGCCAAGACAGTAAAGTAAAATGCAAGAGAAAAAACAACAGTACATGTGTTTATCAGAAACagataaatcatattttatctaGTATCCCAGAAGGCTGGGCTCGGCTATAAATGAACAGTTTTAAATGGACCAAATGAACTgcaattaattgtttttagttcaataaaagggaaaattatGTGTCAAGTCATATATAGATACTGTTTTGGGCTGTAAGCTACAACCTAATACCCAGGTTTGCCCTTAAACTTTTGAACACCATTATTTTGAGTTAATAGTGTGCTGGTGCCTGGAGTTCACTAGAAGTGCCTTGTTGGGAATAACAATCAGCAAGAGCTGTTGGGCTTGCACTCTCCTTCAACAGTCACTCACTATGATAATGACATTTTCATGCAACTAAATCATCAAAGAAAGCAAGTAATAGTTTGACAGTAGCACACAACCAACAAAGAAGGAGCACGACAAGACACCTTATTTCGTGATTCATATACATAAGCCTCCAGtgcatttttcttctctttggtCCTCTCCACCTTTAAGTCCTGCTCGGCCAACTGAAGCTCTTTTTCTTGAGCTTGGGAGAGCTCACCCTGTGTCATTCCACCATATACGTCCTCAGCAATGAATATGTCCTGCCTTCTTATAGCCTTTAGCCTTCTTATCTCATGACCCTGCAAAAGGAGATCACATTGGTCTGACACTCCCACAGCTTCGGAGAAATTAAAGTTGTGCAAAGATAGAAAACCTGTATGCTGACTGCCGAGACAGATGACTGTCGTAAACATTTTAATACCAAATTGATAATCTTGCTTTCtcataaaacaataataagaataagaataaCATAAATATCATAACTATATGAGAAATTCATGAAGATGACAAAGGCTGCTTTCTCAATGGTGAAACATAACAAACTCgagggaaaatatttttcattctataaagaggggaaaagaaaaaagcaatatTACAGTCCTCAGGAGCAATCTAGAAAATAGGCCTTGGACAAATGGCAATAGGGTAACATTAAATGAAGTACTAAagcaatattaaaattttcttcctCTTGAATATAGTATATGCAATTCAGCAAAAGAATCATCCAAAGCTGTTTAACTGGACTTACAGAAGTCCCATTTGGCTTGATAAAAGATTCGTGATTGCCTGGCCCCACATTTTCTGAAAGGGTATCGCCATTGTTCTTTACAGTAGCATCATCCACCTGATCATCTACCAGCTGCAGAGAGatgattcaataaaattggCATCACACTGTCAAAGCTCCTAGCTTGATACCCTAATAGAATACCACATTATATCCACACTTACCGAGGCAGACACTATGGAAACAATTCCATGGAGGTCTAGCTGAACTTTTATCTTAATCCTTGATTTCTCCACATGAGAAACCCTGAATGGGCCAATCTGAAAAGGGAGCCATTTtagataagaaataatttagcAAAAGATTCCTTAAGATGCTTTGTTCAACAAATTCTAGATAAGAGAGAAACAGAAAGCTAAATTCTTGTGCAATAGTCAATGCAGaaagatggaaaaaaaatatatataatcattgaAC
This genomic window from Sesamum indicum cultivar Zhongzhi No. 13 linkage group LG12, S_indicum_v1.0, whole genome shotgun sequence contains:
- the LOC105175353 gene encoding protein DETOXIFICATION 40, with product MEQPVDDHNPPASCHSMPPPPSDAVASHSSSELEKVLSDADLPCLKRYRKATWIELKLLFKLAAPAVMMYLINNAMSMSTRIFSGHLGNLEFAAACLGNQGIQLFAYGLLLGMGSAVETLCGQAYGAGRYEMLGVYLQRATVVLMMFSLPIVVVYVLSRPLLLFIGESKQVATLASVFVYGLIPQVLAYSVNFPIQKFLQAQSIVAPSALISLATLGVHLLVSWIAVYRVGLGLLGASLVLSLSWWIIVTAQFVYIVASRKCKDTWTGFKWEAFSGLWEFVKLSIGSAVMLCLETWYFQVLVLIAGLLENPELALDALSVCMSVNGLLFMVSIGFNAAASVRVGNEIGAGHPKSAAFSVMMVNLVSFMVAAAEAGIVLSQRHIISYIFTGGETVAKAVADLCPLLAVTLLLNGVQPVLSGVAVGCGWQSFVACINVGCYYMVGIPIGCLLGFKFNLGVKGIWSGMIGGTMMQTLILLWVTFRTDWNKEVEKARKRLDKWEEITEPLLKE